A window of the Fibrobacter sp. UWH4 genome harbors these coding sequences:
- a CDS encoding glutamine synthetase III, with amino-acid sequence MSNEYRLKAIKEIASENAGANLPAAPANIDFYGEDVFNAEAMRAYLPKDICKKLFATIDGGAPLDPSIAGEVAHAMKKWAIDRGATHFTHWFQPLTGSTAEKHDSFLEPEDGKAILAFSGKNLIVGEPDASSFPSGGLRSTFEARGYTAWDPTSPAFIKRHGNGATLCIPTAFCSYTGEALDKKTPLLRSIQALQKSADRLMGLFGVAQQKVTVTLGAEQEYFLIDKRFYLQRPDLYQAGRTLFGAAPAKHQQMEDHYFGSIPARIINFMNDVEKELWKLGIPAKTRHNEVAPAQFELAPMFEEVNLACDHNMQIMEVLRQVADRHGLVCLLHEKPFAGINGSGKHNNWSVNYGKTNLLNPGKDPHQNAIFLTTLCAVIYAVDTHADLLRMAVASAGNDHRLGANEAPPAIISMYLGDQLADVIDQLEKGDPKSSKQAGALKLGSDTLPPLPRDATDRNRTSPFAFTGNKFEFRAPGSSQSCSEPNVILNTIVAEAFDIIADKLANVPADKFHEELQNLLQKIVKEHKRVIFNGNGYTDEWVEEAAKRGLPNVRTTMEALQALNKKENVALFEKYGVFNKRELDSRYEVNMEDYHKKIHIEGKIAFDIAKNVVLPQVLCAYSNALKTNEMAKTQGFYAVDGYARELGEKLKELEAAVAQMEAALGDKHEAILDAMANLRIIVDKIESIVPDEKWPLPKYREMLFIY; translated from the coding sequence ATGAGCAACGAATACAGATTAAAAGCTATCAAGGAAATCGCCAGCGAAAACGCCGGCGCTAACCTCCCCGCAGCACCCGCAAACATCGACTTCTACGGCGAAGATGTCTTCAACGCCGAGGCCATGCGCGCATATCTTCCCAAGGACATTTGCAAAAAGCTCTTCGCCACCATCGATGGCGGCGCACCGCTTGACCCGAGCATCGCAGGCGAAGTCGCCCACGCCATGAAGAAATGGGCTATTGACCGCGGCGCCACCCACTTTACTCACTGGTTCCAGCCCCTTACCGGTTCTACCGCCGAAAAGCATGACTCCTTCCTTGAACCCGAAGACGGCAAGGCCATTCTCGCCTTCAGCGGCAAGAACCTGATCGTCGGCGAACCGGACGCATCGTCCTTCCCCAGCGGCGGCCTCCGTTCTACTTTCGAAGCCCGTGGCTATACCGCCTGGGATCCGACCTCTCCGGCCTTCATCAAGCGTCACGGCAACGGTGCCACCCTCTGCATCCCGACCGCTTTCTGTAGCTATACCGGCGAAGCCTTGGACAAGAAGACTCCGCTCCTCCGTTCCATTCAGGCTCTCCAGAAGTCCGCCGACCGCCTCATGGGTCTCTTCGGCGTGGCCCAGCAGAAGGTGACCGTCACGCTCGGTGCCGAACAGGAATATTTCTTGATTGACAAGCGTTTCTACCTGCAGCGCCCCGACCTGTACCAGGCCGGCCGCACCTTGTTCGGTGCCGCTCCGGCTAAGCACCAGCAGATGGAAGACCACTACTTCGGTAGCATTCCGGCACGCATCATCAACTTCATGAACGATGTGGAAAAGGAACTCTGGAAACTCGGCATTCCGGCCAAGACCCGCCACAACGAAGTCGCTCCGGCCCAGTTCGAACTTGCCCCGATGTTCGAGGAAGTGAACCTCGCTTGCGACCACAACATGCAGATTATGGAAGTGCTCCGCCAGGTTGCCGACCGCCACGGCCTCGTTTGCCTGCTGCACGAAAAGCCGTTCGCCGGCATCAACGGTTCCGGTAAGCACAACAACTGGTCCGTAAACTACGGCAAGACAAACCTCTTGAACCCGGGCAAGGACCCGCACCAGAACGCCATCTTCCTCACCACGCTCTGCGCTGTCATCTACGCTGTCGACACCCACGCCGACTTGCTCCGCATGGCAGTCGCTAGCGCCGGCAACGACCACCGTCTCGGTGCCAACGAAGCTCCTCCGGCAATCATCTCCATGTACCTCGGCGACCAGCTCGCCGACGTCATCGACCAGCTCGAAAAGGGCGATCCGAAGTCCAGCAAGCAGGCCGGCGCCCTCAAGCTCGGTTCCGACACGCTGCCGCCGCTCCCCCGCGACGCGACCGACCGTAACCGTACATCGCCCTTCGCCTTCACCGGCAACAAGTTTGAATTCCGCGCTCCGGGTTCCAGCCAGAGCTGCTCCGAACCGAACGTCATCTTGAACACGATCGTCGCCGAAGCCTTCGACATCATCGCCGACAAGCTCGCCAATGTTCCTGCCGACAAGTTCCACGAAGAACTGCAGAACCTGCTGCAGAAAATCGTGAAGGAACACAAGCGCGTCATTTTCAACGGCAACGGCTATACCGACGAATGGGTGGAAGAAGCGGCCAAGCGCGGCCTCCCGAATGTGCGCACCACCATGGAAGCTCTCCAGGCACTCAATAAAAAAGAAAATGTGGCCCTGTTCGAAAAGTACGGCGTGTTCAACAAGCGCGAACTCGATTCCCGCTACGAAGTCAACATGGAAGATTACCACAAGAAGATTCACATTGAAGGCAAGATTGCTTTCGATATCGCAAAGAACGTGGTGCTTCCGCAGGTGCTCTGCGCCTACAGCAACGCCCTCAAGACCAACGAAATGGCCAAGACCCAGGGTTTCTACGCTGTGGACGGTTACGCCCGCGAACTCGGCGAAAAGCTCAAGGAACTCGAAGCCGCTGTGGCCCAGATGGAAGCCGCTCTCGGCGACAAGCACGAAGCGATTCTTGATGCCATGGCTAATCTCCGCATTATCGTCGACAAGATCGAAAGCATCGTGCCCGACGAAAAGTGGCCGTTGCCGAAATATCGTGAGATGTTGTTTATTTACTAA
- a CDS encoding FISUMP domain-containing protein, protein MVHFLNNLKISTKVAVFALLVGFSLSYAITSIPINGVKASATLPDLGQRNFRPENMVMKKNVHPFYQVWGAKYKDKPITLEFIVEAQRLDVITLFNGYMRDSSFYTNFSLAKNIKIYQNSSDNLVRSLTLSKPKWGGFKNPHPDIIVFEKPLQNVFKIIIEIEDIYPGKAWNDVCIALVKFWGFPRLPRKLKTSQLTDPRDGQSYKTVKIGERVWMAQDLRYKTPDSRPFTDADAPNLRLPADAGLEYPESDIEGICPEGWRLPTESEFVDLKTAFPETSTLDDFFAASFRRPLYSIREEETPGREQGYATDVEEFFYPTDVYGLNFSTLTRHYYDSECSEESSEKFAFSSYWTSDSKEIPLWPDEDGNVEVKQLRFYRFGGTDYCEAMLCREDFHFVRCVME, encoded by the coding sequence ATGGTACATTTTTTGAATAATTTGAAAATTTCGACAAAGGTGGCTGTTTTTGCCCTTTTGGTCGGATTTTCGCTGTCTTATGCGATTACGTCTATTCCTATTAATGGCGTCAAGGCTTCGGCCACTTTGCCTGACTTGGGACAGAGGAATTTCCGTCCCGAAAATATGGTCATGAAAAAGAACGTGCATCCGTTCTATCAGGTTTGGGGCGCTAAGTACAAGGACAAGCCCATTACATTGGAATTCATTGTTGAGGCGCAGCGTCTTGACGTGATAACTTTGTTCAACGGGTACATGCGCGATTCCTCGTTCTATACGAATTTCAGTCTTGCGAAGAATATAAAGATTTACCAGAACTCGTCGGATAATTTGGTGCGGTCGCTCACGCTCTCCAAGCCGAAGTGGGGTGGTTTCAAGAATCCGCATCCCGACATCATCGTTTTCGAAAAGCCCTTGCAAAATGTATTCAAGATTATTATCGAAATTGAAGACATTTATCCGGGTAAGGCCTGGAACGATGTGTGCATTGCGCTCGTTAAGTTTTGGGGGTTCCCTAGGTTGCCTCGTAAGCTCAAGACGTCGCAGCTGACTGATCCTCGGGATGGCCAAAGCTACAAGACGGTCAAGATTGGGGAACGCGTGTGGATGGCCCAGGATTTGCGCTACAAGACACCAGACAGTCGTCCTTTTACGGATGCTGATGCGCCTAATTTGCGTTTGCCTGCCGATGCGGGACTCGAATATCCTGAATCCGATATTGAAGGAATTTGCCCCGAAGGTTGGCGCCTTCCGACGGAATCCGAATTCGTAGACCTGAAAACGGCGTTTCCTGAAACGTCCACTCTTGATGATTTCTTTGCGGCGTCATTCCGTAGGCCTCTTTATTCCATTCGTGAAGAAGAGACTCCGGGGCGCGAGCAGGGCTATGCAACGGATGTCGAGGAATTTTTCTATCCGACCGATGTCTACGGGTTGAATTTTTCCACATTGACGCGACATTACTATGATAGCGAATGTTCCGAAGAAAGCAGCGAAAAGTTTGCCTTTTCGTCGTACTGGACTTCGGATTCAAAGGAAATTCCCTTGTGGCCTGACGAAGACGGAAATGTCGAAGTGAAACAGTTGCGGTTCTATCGTTTTGGCGGTACCGACTATTGCGAAGCGATGCTTTGCCGCGAAGATTTCCACTTTGTCCGCTGCGTGATGGAATAG
- the feoB gene encoding ferrous iron transport protein B has protein sequence MPIEKEVFTIAIAGNPNCGKTALFNSLTGSNQIVGNWPGVTVEKKEGQFKLDNHTIRVVDLPGIYALFANSEDERAALDYLLKGEADLVVNILDATNLERNLFLTSQLMEKGVPMVLAVNMMDIAASRGIHVDLHKLEEILGVTAIGLTAVSPKSCEGFVNDLHKLLHNSRELPLPKAVKHSEVLEKLIEEIAEPLKPVAEKLGASPRWTAVQYLEHSGRVLELADELGVEIPHDKIEEDLGEEVEFALADSRYSYARDIAKAVIRDNTTKRTRTDKLDKLFLNRILGIPLFLIAMYLVFWFAVKVGSAFIDFFDILFGGIFVDGMTELLTKVGAPGVVVALLANGVGTGIQTVSTFIPVIFFMFLCLSFLEDSGYMSRAAFVADRFMRFLGLPGKAFVPMIVGFGCSVPALMGTRTLENKRERFLTLFLVPFMSCGARLPVYALFGAAFFGESAGTLVFGIYLTGIVIALIYGLLLRYTVFMGKESTFIMELPPYHLPKVRNLFRHAWLRLKEFVFRAGKVVLIMVTVLGFMGSVGTDGSFGNDNNEKSVLSAVGTVITPVFEPFGVERDNWPASVALFTGLFAKEAIVGTLNSLYAIEGSGDANTAEKAGEAGAAPDESVALRQAQGPESSFSLKSTVKEALVSVPANLVEVFTSIANPLGVKDAIAESENAGNEGAYKTMQAHFNLGRFQVLAYLLFILLYVPCLAAMGTAFRELGRFYGTLMMVLQTVIGWSLSVLFFQVTCGHSVALIVTSLVLLAGVVVALVVIGRDQRKKKVFE, from the coding sequence ATGCCTATCGAGAAAGAGGTTTTCACGATTGCGATTGCGGGCAACCCGAACTGCGGAAAGACTGCGCTCTTTAACTCGCTTACCGGCTCGAACCAGATTGTGGGCAACTGGCCGGGCGTGACTGTTGAAAAGAAAGAAGGCCAGTTCAAGCTCGACAACCACACGATTCGCGTGGTGGACTTGCCGGGCATCTACGCGCTGTTCGCGAACTCCGAAGACGAACGCGCCGCTCTTGATTACTTGCTCAAGGGCGAGGCGGACCTGGTCGTGAACATTCTGGATGCCACAAACCTGGAACGCAACCTGTTCCTCACGAGCCAGCTGATGGAAAAGGGCGTGCCGATGGTCTTGGCGGTGAACATGATGGATATTGCGGCGAGTCGCGGCATCCATGTGGACCTGCACAAGCTCGAAGAAATCCTCGGCGTGACGGCGATTGGCCTCACGGCGGTTTCGCCCAAGAGCTGCGAAGGATTCGTGAATGACTTGCACAAGCTGCTGCATAACAGCCGCGAACTTCCGCTCCCTAAGGCGGTCAAGCATTCCGAAGTTCTTGAAAAGCTGATTGAAGAAATTGCGGAGCCACTCAAGCCCGTAGCTGAAAAACTCGGCGCAAGCCCGCGCTGGACGGCGGTGCAGTACCTGGAACATAGCGGGCGCGTGCTGGAACTTGCCGATGAACTCGGTGTCGAAATCCCGCATGACAAGATTGAGGAGGACTTGGGCGAAGAGGTGGAATTTGCGCTGGCCGATTCCCGCTACTCCTACGCCCGCGACATCGCGAAGGCGGTCATCCGCGACAACACTACCAAGCGCACGCGAACTGACAAGCTCGACAAGCTCTTCTTGAACCGCATTCTGGGAATTCCGCTTTTCCTTATTGCCATGTATCTGGTGTTCTGGTTTGCGGTGAAGGTCGGCAGCGCGTTCATCGATTTCTTCGACATTTTGTTCGGTGGAATTTTCGTGGACGGCATGACGGAACTGTTGACGAAGGTTGGCGCTCCGGGCGTTGTCGTGGCGCTTTTGGCGAATGGCGTCGGTACGGGCATCCAGACGGTATCGACGTTCATTCCGGTTATCTTCTTCATGTTCCTTTGCCTTTCGTTCCTTGAAGATTCCGGCTACATGTCGCGTGCGGCTTTCGTGGCGGATCGCTTTATGCGGTTCCTCGGGCTCCCGGGCAAGGCTTTTGTGCCGATGATTGTGGGCTTTGGCTGCTCGGTGCCGGCGCTCATGGGCACGCGTACGCTCGAAAACAAGCGTGAAAGGTTCCTTACTTTGTTCCTAGTGCCGTTCATGAGCTGTGGCGCGCGCCTCCCGGTGTATGCGCTGTTCGGTGCGGCGTTCTTCGGTGAAAGCGCGGGGACGCTCGTGTTCGGGATTTACCTGACGGGCATTGTGATTGCGTTGATTTACGGCCTGCTCTTGCGCTATACGGTTTTCATGGGCAAGGAATCGACGTTTATCATGGAACTGCCGCCTTACCATTTGCCCAAGGTGCGCAACCTTTTCCGCCACGCATGGCTCCGCCTCAAGGAATTCGTTTTCCGCGCGGGCAAGGTCGTGCTCATTATGGTGACGGTGCTCGGCTTTATGGGCTCCGTCGGCACGGACGGTAGTTTCGGCAACGACAACAACGAAAAGTCGGTGCTGAGTGCCGTGGGTACGGTGATTACGCCGGTGTTTGAACCCTTCGGTGTCGAACGCGACAACTGGCCTGCATCTGTCGCGCTCTTTACGGGGCTCTTCGCGAAAGAGGCGATTGTCGGAACGCTCAACTCGCTGTATGCCATCGAGGGCTCGGGCGACGCTAACACTGCCGAAAAAGCGGGGGAGGCCGGCGCAGCTCCAGACGAGAGTGTGGCCCTTCGGCAGGCTCAGGGACCCGAGTCGTCGTTTAGCCTCAAGTCGACGGTGAAAGAAGCTCTCGTGAGTGTCCCGGCGAACCTGGTAGAAGTCTTTACCTCGATTGCGAACCCGCTGGGCGTCAAGGATGCGATTGCTGAATCCGAAAATGCCGGAAACGAAGGTGCGTACAAGACGATGCAGGCACATTTCAACCTCGGTCGCTTCCAGGTGCTGGCTTACCTGCTGTTCATCTTGCTCTATGTGCCATGCCTCGCCGCCATGGGAACCGCCTTCCGCGAACTCGGTCGCTTCTACGGAACGCTCATGATGGTGCTTCAGACGGTTATCGGCTGGAGTCTTTCGGTACTGTTCTTCCAGGTGACCTGTGGGCATTCCGTCGCATTAATCGTGACTTCACTCGTGCTTCTCGCCGGTGTGGTCGTCGCGCTCGTTGTCATAGGCCGCGACCAACGCAAGAAGAAAGTGTTCGAGTGA
- a CDS encoding FeoA family protein, producing the protein MNNEPKFSELKKGDKAEIIGYNTGDSHYKSKLLSMGLVRGVVLQVLQVAPLGDPVEVSVLSYRLSLRKQEADVLKLRRI; encoded by the coding sequence ATGAATAACGAACCGAAGTTTTCGGAACTTAAAAAAGGCGACAAGGCCGAAATTATTGGATACAACACGGGTGATTCGCATTACAAGTCCAAACTTTTGTCGATGGGGCTTGTGCGTGGCGTGGTGTTGCAGGTTTTGCAGGTGGCCCCGCTCGGTGACCCGGTCGAGGTCAGCGTGCTTTCGTACAGGCTTTCGCTCCGTAAACAAGAAGCCGATGTGCTCAAGTTGAGGAGAATCTGA
- a CDS encoding metal-dependent transcriptional regulator: protein MEQVKLSQSLEDYLEMVHMLRLANGIARVRDIAAALKVKMPSVAKAVIELKKLGLVTQEPYSGVELTSEGALVASQILNRHILLKGFLIKLGVSEAIADKDACNMEHILSAETLEKIEEFVNSPNTGVTAKKSNAAKSKKK from the coding sequence ATGGAACAAGTAAAGTTAAGCCAGAGCCTTGAAGACTACTTGGAAATGGTGCACATGCTGCGCCTTGCGAACGGGATTGCCCGTGTCCGCGACATTGCGGCGGCGCTCAAGGTGAAGATGCCGTCGGTTGCCAAGGCGGTAATCGAACTCAAGAAGCTCGGCCTTGTGACGCAGGAACCTTACAGCGGTGTTGAACTCACTTCGGAAGGTGCGCTGGTGGCGTCCCAGATTCTGAACCGTCACATTCTGCTGAAGGGTTTTCTTATCAAGCTAGGCGTGTCCGAGGCAATTGCCGACAAGGATGCCTGCAACATGGAGCACATTCTTTCGGCGGAAACTCTCGAGAAAATCGAGGAGTTCGTGAACTCCCCCAATACGGGTGTGACGGCGAAAAAGTCGAACGCCGCTAAATCTAAGAAAAAGTAA